The following are from one region of the Littorina saxatilis isolate snail1 linkage group LG2, US_GU_Lsax_2.0, whole genome shotgun sequence genome:
- the LOC138959861 gene encoding cylicin-2-like: MDEHLGLLLEGDPLYIGIAAGIVVALVVVAVVVFQIVNKKKPGPADSLRSHGARNDQQSNAAGVTPEPKPHTSRSTSKDDHFKDKEKEKKEKDKLKKKKKKKDKDKEEKKDEKKDEKKEEKKEEKKE; encoded by the exons ATGGATGAACACCTTGGCTTGCTGCTAGAAGG AGACCCATTGTACATCGGCATAGCAGCAGGAATCGTGGTCGCGCTGGTCGTGGTCGCGGTTGTGGTGTTCCAGAttgtcaataaaaaaaagcCTGGGCCTGCTGATAGCCTCAGGTCCCACG GGGCGCGGAACGATCAGCAGTCTAACGCCGCTGGGGTGACACCAGAGCCCAAGCCCCACACCAGCCGCAGCACTAGCAAAGACGACCACTtcaaagacaaagaaaaagaaaaaaaggaaaaggacaagctcaagaagaaaaaaaagaagaaagataaagataaagaagaaaagaaagacgaaaagaaagacgaaaagaaagaagaaaagaaagaagaaaagaaagaataa